The DNA segment GCACAGAATTTTCAGCATTTGCAGAAACGCCCGTCTGTCCTGTGGTGCAATAGGTGTTTACCCTCGATCGCCTGCTGCGCATGATCGTCCGCGACCGCCCCACCGGCTTCAACCTTTTCCTCATCCTGCGCGGTTCCGTGCTGCAGCGCATCCGATGGGTGCTGTGCCTGAACATCGTGCTGGCCGTGCTGGTCACCTACGCACATGGCAATCTGTTCGATCTCAAGATCACCGTCACGCCCATCCCGTTCACGCTGATCGGCCTGCCCTTGGCCATTTTTCTGGGCTTCCGCAACACCACGGCCTACAACCGTTTCTGGGAAGGGCGCAAGCTCTGGGGCGAGCTGGTGATCTGCGCCCGCACGCTGTCGCGCCAATGCCAGAACTTCATCCGCGTGCCTGTGGTACTGGACCCCCGCAACCGCGTGGGAGATGTGCGGGTGCGCATGGTGCACCGTGCGATTGCCCATGCGCATGCGCTGCGTTCCCAGCTGCGCGGTCACCAGGACGACGGGGCACTGGAACGCTGGCTGACGGCCGAGGAGTGGTTTGCCATGCGCAACCACCCGCTGAATTTCCGCTCCGATGCGCTGATGCTGGCCAACGGCCATGACCTGAGCGACTGCCTGCGCAAAGGCTGGATAGACCCGGTGCTGGCCGCCCAGATCGACAACACCTTCACCGCGATGACGGCTGCGGCCGCATCCTGTGAACGCATACGCCACACGCCGATTCCGTTTTCGTACATGCTGCTGCTGCACCGCACGGCCTATATGTACTGCTTTCTGCTGCCGTTCGGCCTGGTGGACACCACGGGCTTCATGACGCCGTTTGTGGTGGGCATCGTGGCCTATACCTTCTTTGGTCTGGACGCGCTGGGTGACGAGCTGGAAGAGCCCTTCGGTGTGGAAAGCAACGACCTGCCGCTGGATGCCTTCTGCCGCGGCATCGAGATCAGCCTGTGCCAGTCGCTGGGTGACCCCGAGCCACCGCAGCCGCTGCAGCCGCTGGAGTACCGGCTGACCTGAGGGGCGGCTTCCTTCTTCCCTGCATAAAAAAACGGACCCCAGGGGAGGGGCCCGTGCCAAAAGCGGCCGGTGGGCTGCAGTGCGCAGTGCCGGCCGCGAGGGATGCGGGGTGCGCTGGGCTTATTCCATCACGCCTGCGGTCTCGCGCATGCGGGCCGACACTTCGCCCAGATGGTGCAGGCTGTCGCCGTAGGTCATCTCCAGCTGGGTCAGTTTCTTGAAGTGGTGGCTGATGATGTACTCGTCCGTCACACCGATGCCGCCATGCAGTTGCACGGCCTGCTGGCCGACGTAGCGCATGGACTGGCCCAGTTGCACGCGGGCGCGGGCGATGGAGCGGCGGCGGGTTTCGGCCGGCTGGCCCAGTTGCAGGCTGGCGTAGTAGCTCATGGAACGGCCCAGTTCCAGCTGCATCTTCATATCGGCGGAGCGGTGGCGCAGGGCCTGGAAGCTGGCGATCGCCACACCGAACTGCTTGCGCTGGTTCAGGTAGTCGGCCGTGGTCAGCAGGGCCTGCTCCATCACCCCCACGGCTTCGGCGCAGACGCTGGCGCTGCCAACGTCCACCGCCAGTTCCAGCGCTGACAGGCCGTCGGTGGTGACCAGGGTGGCAGGGCTGCCGTTGCACTGCAGCTCGGCAGCACGGCTGCCGTCCTGGGTGCCGTAGCCCTGGGTGCTCACGCCCTCGGCCGAAGCTTCCACCAGGAACAGCGCCTGCTGGCCGTCCAGCAGAGCGGGCACCAGAAAGGCATCGGCCTTGTCGCCAATGGGCACGATGCTCTTGCGGGCGGTCACTGCATAGCCCGCACCGTTCCTGGTGGCCTGGGCCTCGCAGCGGTCAAGGCGGTAGCGTGCCCTGCGTTCCTGCTGGGCCAGCACCACGATGGACTCGCCGGCCGCAACGCGCGGCAGCCACTGGGCCTGCACGGCTTCGGGGGCAAACTGGCCGAGCACGGCGCCGGTGATGAAGGCCTGGGCCAGTGGCTCCAGCACCATGCCGCGGCCGAGTTCCTCCATCACCACCATGGCGTCAACGGCGCCCAGGCCCAGGCCGCCATGGGCTTCAGGCACGGTCAGGGCCGTCAGGCCCAGGTCGGCCAGTTCGGCCCAGGTATCGCGTGAAAAGCCACCGGCCTTCACCGCCGCACGGCGGTGCTCGAAGGTGTAGGCCTTGTCCACCCAGCGGCGCACGGCATCGCGCAGTTGCTGCTGGTCTTCGGAAAAATTGAAATCCATAAATCTCTCCTGGTGCTGTCATCCCGGGCGGCGCCGCCGCATGGGGTGTCCAGCAAAGCTCTGTCTGGCGCCCTCCCCGAGGGGGGCGTGGGGGAGCCGTCCCGCTGTGCGCAGCGCGGACGGCGGTGGGGCATCAGCCGAGCACCGTCTGCGCGACGATGTTGCGCTGCACTTCGTTGGAGCCCCCGTAGATCGTGGTCTTGCGCATATTGAAGTAGCTGGAAGCCAGCGGGGCCAGGCCCACCGTGCCGCCGGGGAAGTCGCCCTGCCAGCCGGCTTCCATGGCCTCGTAGACCAAGGGCAGGCTGTAGGGGCCGCCGGCCAGCATCAGCAGCTCGGTGTAGCGTTGCTGGATCTCGCTGCCCTTGATCTTCAGCAGACCGGCAATGTCCAGCGGGTTCTTGCCGCTCTTTTCGGCCGACAGCACGCGCAGCACCAGCATCTCCAGTGCCACCACGTCCACTTCCAGCAGGGCGATCTGGTCGCGGAAACGCGGGTCTTCCCACACGCCTTCGGCCCGGGCCACGCGCTTGAGGCGCTCCAGTTCACGCTTGGCGCGGTTCACGTCGGCAATATTGGTGCGTTCGTGTGCCAGCAGGTGCTTGGCGTAGGTCCAGCCCTTGTTCTCTTCACCGATCAGTTGGTCGGCAGGCACCTTCACGTTGTCAAAGAAGACTTCGTTGACTTCGCATTCGCCATCCAGCAGCTTGATGGGGCGCACCGTCACACCGGGCGACTTCATGTCGATCAGCAGGAAGCTGATGCCGGTCTGCGGCTTGCCTTCGTTGCTGGTGCGCACCAGGTTGAACATCCAGTCGCCATGCTGGCCCAGCGTGGTCCAGGTCTTCTGGCCGTTGACGATGTAGAAGTCACCCTGGCGCTCGGCGCGCGTCTTCACACTGGCCAGGTCCGAACCTGAACCCGGCTCGCTGTAGCCCTGGCTCCACCAGACTTCGCCGCTGGCAATGCCGGGCAGAAAGCGCTGCTGCTGCGCCGGCGTGCCAAAGGCCTGGATCACCGGGGCCACCATCACCGGCCCGAAGGGCACGATGCTGGGGGCGCCGGCCTTGGCCAGTTCTTCGGCGAACAGGTGCTTTTGCACCGCAGTCCAGCCGGGGCCGCCAAATTCCTTGGGCCAGCCATAGGCCAGCCAACCCTTTTTGCCCAGGGTCTTGGCCCAGCCCTGGATGTCGTCGCGCGTCAGGCGCAGGCCTTCGCGGACCTTGCGGGCGGCGGCGGGGTCCAGGTGCTCGTGTATCCAGGCGCGGACTTCCTCGCGGAAGGCCTGCTCTTCGGGCGTGAATGCCAAATCCATGCTGCGGTCTCCTTGTAATGCAAGGTTTTTAGCATGGTCGTTCGCTGCCGCCATGTCGGGGCGGCGACAGCCTAGGGTGAGTCCGGAGTCAGATTTCGGCTGGCGGGTTCTGCTCTGCAGAATCCATGCCACTGTGGGGCACCGGCGCTTCCACTCCCAGGGCGCTGCACAGCTGCTGCACGGTGGCGCGCAGCAGTGCCACTTCGGCTTCCAGTGCGGCCAGGCGCTGGGCGGTGGCGCCGTCGGACGGGGCGGCACTACCGGCTTCACTGGCCGCGGCCAGGGCGCTGACATCCACCTCTCCGCACAGCAGGTGCGCCCAGCGTGCTTCCCGGGCGCCGGGGGCGCGCGGCAGCAGCACCACCAGCGGACCGCCTTTTTCCTCGCTGCGGTCGCGCAGCTCTTCCAGGAAGGCCTCGACCGAGCCGATATCGGCAAAGCGGTGCCAGCGCTCGGTGTTGATGCGCAGCTCGCCAGCCGTCTGCGGGCCGCGCAGCATCAGCAGGCCCAGGATGGCGCTGGCCTGGCTGGGCACGCCCACTACCCGCTCGAAATTGTGTTCCCAGCGGGTGGCGCGCTGGCCGCTGGCTTCCATCACCAGGTGGCGCTGGCGCAGCTCGTCCAGGGCGGCCTGGATGTCGCCTTCGCTCAGCTGCATCACCGGCGCGCGGCTGGTCTTCTGGTTGCAGCCCGATTGCAGGCTGTTCACCGTGAGCGGATAGCTGTCCGGTACGGTGCGGGCTTTCTCCATCAGCGTGGCAAGCACACGGGCGGCGTGGGGCGACAAAGGCTGAGCGCGGTGGTCGAATGGCATGGCTGGGATAATTCGCAGGAAATGAAAAACATCGTGATTTTGATCTCTGGCGGCGGCTCCAACATGGCAGCCATCGTACGGGCTGCCCAGCAACAGGAGTGGGCGCGCCGTCTGGACGCCCGCGTGGCCGCCGTCATCAGCAACAAGGCCGATGCCCAAGGCCTGGTTTTTGCCCGTGAGCATGGCATTGCCACGGCAGTGCTGAACCACAAGGATTTCGACAGCCGCGAAGCGTTTGATGCGGCGCTGGCCCAGCAGATCGACAGCCATGAACCGGCGCTGGTGGTGCTGGCCGGCTTCATGCGCATTCTCACGCCCGGATTCGTGAACCATTTTGCCGGGCGGCTGCTGAATATCCACCCTTCGCTGCTGCCGGCATTTCCGGGCTTGCATACGCACCAGCGTGCCATTGAGGCGGGCTGCAAGTTTGCCGGTGCGACCGTGCACCAGGTGACGGCCGAGCTGGATGTGGGGCCCATTCTGGACCAGGCCGTGGTGCCGGTACTGCCGGAGGACACCCCCCAGACCCTGGCCGCACGGGTGCTGACGCAGGAACACATCATCTACCCGCGTGCCGTGGCGCACTTTCTGCGCCATCTGTAACGGCGGTGGTCGGGAGGCTCTCCGGCTGGAGCCCGCTGCCATCGACCACGTTGTGCCCCTAGTCCACCCCCGGAAACGGGGTGACGTTCCTCCACGCCGCTCACCTGCGGCGCAGAGGGAAGCCAGAACTCAGACCGTATAGCTGTAGGTGCTGCGGGCTGCGGCGGGTTCGCCGCTGGCGGCTTGGTAGGCACGGTGGGCGGTGGCCAACAGGGCGTTGCGGGCATTCTGGGTCCAGCTCTCGGCGGATTGCTTGAGCTGATCGACCACGTTGAGGGCCGCATCGGCGGCGTCTTCGGCGGCGCCGGCCAGGCGTTCGGCCAGGGACACGGTGCCGTCTTCATTGGTGTCCAGTTCGTCGTAGACGGTGGTGGTCGAGCCCCCTGCGCCGCCGGCTCCCCCGACACCGCTGGCTGCAGCCGTGCCCGTGCTGTCGCTGTCGGATTCCATGCTGGCACTGGCCTGGGCGGGCGGTGGTGGCGGCATGCCGCCGGCGTTCTGGGGTCGGGCGGCATCGAATTCGGCCTGGCTCAGGCTGCCGTCGTCGTCGCTGTCGAGCTGGCTGAACAGGGCCGCTGCGTCTTCCTCGCTCACGCTCTCCTGGCCGTTCATCTTCTGCAGCAGCGCCGTCAGCTCGTCGCTGCTCACATCGCCGCTGCCGTCGCTGTCCACCTTGCTGAACAGGTCATCGCTCTGGCCCGCGCCGTGCGATTGCGCGAAATCCATGGTGGAGCGGGGTGGCGGCAGCATGCTGGGCAGTGCGGCTTCGAGCTCGTCGGTGCTCAGACTGCCGTCTCCGTTGCTGTCGCTGCTGGACAACAGGTCCTTGGCGCTGCTGCCGCCGGATTGGCCGGTGCGGCTGCCGATGTCATCCATCAGCGACTGCAGCTCGGTCTCATTCAGGCTGCCATCGCCGTCGGCATCAAAGTTGGCCGAGAGTTTTTCTGCGAGCTTGGCGCTTTGCTGGCTGCGCTGGCTCTGTATCGCCGAACTCCACGCATTGCTGCTGCCCAGACTGGAAATGCTGGTCATGGGAGGTCCTTTCAAGAAGATCCAGCCCGCCAGCGGCCTGCATGCCCTCTGCCGCAGACATGGCTGCGAGGTGAACCGCTGCACATGCTGAGGCCGCCGCGTAAACCGTTGTTGTCCTGTTTGTACGGCAGTCGCTACAAAGCGCGTTGTAAGCCCCTGAACTGTCTATGGGGCATCCTTTCTTTCCTCCCATACCAAGCGAAGCACGTCCTTACACTGGCCTCCTGTTGACGCGGAAATGCAAGGAGTGAGCACGCGATGTACCGAATCTTGGTGGTGGATGACGATGAAGAGATTACGACGCTGCTCAGCCAATACATGGAGCGTTTTGGCTTTGAAGTGCATGTGGCCAGCGATGGCGCCAGCATGCACAGCCAGCTCAAGGCCCATGCCATCGATCTGGTGGTGATGGACGTGATGCTGCCCGGTGTCGATGGCCTGACCTTGGCCCGCTTGCTGCGCCAGCAGTCGCAGATGCCCATCATCATGCTGACCGCGCGTGCCGAATCCTATGACTGCGTGGTGGGGCTGGAGCTGGGCGCCGACGATTACATGGGCAAGCCCTTCGAGCCGCGCGAACTGGTGGCCCGCATCCACAGTGTGATGCGCCGCCAGGCCACGGCCCAGGCCGATACCAGCCAGGCCGCGAATGTGCGTTTCGATGCCTGGACCTTGCAGCGCCTGGAGCGCCAGGTGGTGGATCCGCAGGGCACGGTGGTGCCACTGTCGTATGCGGAATACCGTCTGCTGTGCACCTTGCTGGAAGCGCCACGCCGTGTCTTCAGCCGCGAGCAACTGCTGGAGCAGGCCCGGGGGCGCAGCATGGACAGCCTGGACCGCAGCGTGGACCTGCTGATCTCGCGCCTGCGCCACAAGCTGGGTGAGGACGGGCCTTCGCTGATCAAGACCGTGCGGGGGGCTGGCTACATGCTGGACGCCCGCCAGATCCAGGCCTGCGTGGCATGAGTCCGGTGTCTGCACCTGCCGCTGACGGGCAGGGGCCTGCCGCCGCGCCCAGCGTGGCGCCACCGGCACTGGGCTGGGCTGACCGGCTGCGCAGGCTGCTGCAGCGGCTGCGGCGCGGGCCGGATACGCTGTTCGGCCGGCTGGCCTGCCTGCTGGCCGTGGTGGTGGTGGCCAGCCATCTGCTGGCGCTGTCGCTGATGTTCGAGCTGCGCGGGCCTCCGCCGCCCCCGCCTCAGCCGCCGATGCCGCCGCAGCAGGTCCAGGGCGAGACCCTGAGCAACCCCATCACCGTGACCAACGAGAAATCCTATGTGGTGCGCCGTGGACTGCCGCTGCAGTTGCAGCCGGAAGGGCGACCGTTGCCGCCGCAAAAAGAACCCCAGCGTTCGCTGTGGGCCTTTGTGCTGGACGTGGGCTTTCGCCTGTCGGCGCTGCTGATCGCAACCTGGTTCGGCGCGCGTTGGCTGGCCACTCCCATGCTGCGCCTGGCGGCGGCGGCGCGGGAGCTGGGGGGCAATATCAACCGCCCTCCACTGCCCGAGACGGGCACCGTGGAATGCCGCGAGGCCAGCCGTGTGTTCAATCAGATGCAGGACCGCATCCGCCAGCAGCTGCAGGACCGTGACCGACTGGTGGCGGCTGTCTCGCACGATCTGCGCACGCCGCTGACCCGGCTGCGCCTGCGTGCCGAGCTGCTGGACGACCATCACACCAACCTCGAATTCCAGCGCGACATTGCCGAGATGGACGCCATGATCCAGGACACGCTGGACTATCTGCGCGGCCAGGCCCAGGCCACGCCCATGGTGCGCGTGCAGGTGCAGGCCTTGCTGGAAAGCGTGGTGGACGACCATGAATTGACGGGGGTGCACATCCCGCTGCGGGGAACGGCCGGGATCATCCAGGCCCAGATCGGGCCACTGCGCCGCTGTGTGGACAATCTGATTGCCAATGCGCTGCGCTACGGCGGCGGGGCCGAGGTGTTGCTGGAAGAAAGCCCGCTGGGCGTGCGCATCACCGTGCGCGACCATGGCCCCGGCCTGCCCGATGCGGCGCTGCGGCAGGTGATGCAGCCTTTTGTGCGCATGGAAGCATCGCGCCACCGCCACCACGGCGGGGTGGGGCTGGGCCTGTCGATTGCGCGCGATATTGCGCTGCGCCACCATGGCGAACTGCGCCTGCACAACGCCCACGACGGCGGCCTGTGCGCCGTGCTGGAGCTGCCCTACAGCCAGCCGTAGCCGTGATGCGCCCGCTTCTGCAGCTGCTTCTGTCGTAGCTGCGTGCAGGCGGGAATATCCACGGTTGGCGCGCTGTGTATGCCACCGCTTGTGTTTTTCAGGCCGGCAGGCATATTCAGGGGGCATGTGGAAAATAAGCCTTGCTGCATTATCTGGTGGCTAAAAGATGGGTGCCGAAAATCGGCGCCAGTTTTCGTCCGGCTGCCACCGCGTAAATAGCAGAAGTGACATATTGTTTCAGTCTGCCTACAAAAAACGGGCTTTGTAGGTGTCTTGCGGTGCTTGTGTACGTGGTTGCGTACGTAAAGAGTGAAAAAAGTATAAAAAAACTGCTTAAGTTTTCACCGCAAGTGCCGAGGGGTGCCTACACTCGCAGTCAAAACGACCACAATTATTTTGACTCAGCACGGTTTGCCTATGCACCATATTCTGGTGGTGGATGACGACGAGGAAATCACCGCATTACTCACGCAATATCTCACCCGTTTCGGTTATGCCACTTATGCGGCCTGCGACGGAGATTCCATGCGTGCCCAGCTGGCTGCCCAGCCCATCGACCTGGTGGTGCTGGATGTCATGCTGCCGGGCGTGGACGGAATCCGGCTGGCCAAGGAGCTGCGCTCGCACTCCCAGTTGCCCATCATCATGCTGACCGCCCGCTCCAACCCCTTTGACTGTGTGCTGGGGCTGGAGCTGGGGGCCAACGATTACATGGGCAAGCCCTTCGAGCCCCGTGAACTGGTGGCACGCATCCAGAACGTGCTGCGGAACTCGGCCGCCGCGGTGGCTGCGGCGATCAAGCCGGTGACCTTGCCTCCGGATCTGCTCGAGGTGGTGCAGTTCGATGGCTGGCAGCTCTTCACCATGGAGCGCCACCTGGTGTCGCCCGACGGGGTGGTGGTGCCGCTGTCGGGGGCCGAGCTGCGCTTGCTGTGCACTTTTTTGCGCACCCCCCGGCGGGTCTGCAGCCGGGACAAGCTGATGGAGCAAGCCCATGGGCGCACGATGGCGGCGTTCGAGCGCAGCATCGACCTGCTGGTATCGCGCCTGCGCAGCAAGCTCGGCGACGATCCCCGTTCGCCCACGCTGCTCAAGACCGTGCGCGGCGTGGGCTATGTGCTGGAGGTGCAGCACGTCCAGGGCCATCCGGTCTGGCAGCGCTGACCAGGTTGGCGGAGCGTCTTCTTGGTCTCAGCTCAGGCCTAGCAGGGCGGTCTTGAGCTGCGGATCGTCCGCCTGCTCGCCCAGCCAGAAGTTGAGCAAGGTGTTGTAGAAGGCAATGTCCTGCATCGGTTGCACCACGCGGCGGCGGTTGTGCTCCACCACCGTGCCGGTTCCCGGAATCCAGTCCAGGGTCAGCAGGTCGCCGCTGCGCAGCCCGGACGGCAGGTGCGCCAGGGCCTGGCTCAGGCCGTTCATCTGCTCGGCCACGCGGGCATCCATCTGGGCGATGTCCTTGGCCAGCTTGTCCAGCACGGCTTCCTCGAACTCCTTGGCCGAGATGTCGCGCATCAGCCGGATCACCAGGCGGCGCGGACCATCGCTGGAGAGCACGGCTTCGGTGGTGCGCCGCTGGTCACGCAGGTACAGACCCACCGTGTAGACCTTGAAGAGCAGGCGCTTGCTGATGCCTGCGCCGTTGAGCTGCAGCTGCTGTCCCGCCACCTGGGCGGACGCGCCGATCAGGGCAGGCTCCGCTTCGGCGGCGCGCACCAGGCTGGGCAGGCAACTGGCCACACAGGAGGCGATGGCCAGTGCAGTCTTGAATGGAGTGGGCATGGTGATCTCCTTGCAAAGACAGGTGCAGCATCCGGCACTGCTGCGGGTCAAAAAAAGGGGACGCCGGCAGGGAAAAACCGCGTGGCGATTACCAGATGGCCAGGGTGTTGGTGAGTACCCGCTGCAGCCAGGTGCGTTGACCGGCTTCCGAGACATCGCCCCGACCGACCACTTCCATCTTGGCGTTGATGACGTCGGACGAGGCCACGATGTTCTGGGGACGGAAGTCGCGTGGGTCGACGACACCGGAGAAGCGCAGGGTCTTGGCGTCGCCGTTCATGGCGATGCTGCGCTCGCCCGCCACCACCAGGTGGCCATTGGGCAGCACGTTGATGACCGAGGCCGCAATCTGTCCGGTGAAGTTGCTGGAATTGCTGGAGCTGCCGTCACCGCTGAAGGAATCGCTGCCGGAGGCCTGGGCGTCCAGATTCAGGATGGAGCCCAGAAAGCCGGTACCCGAATTGCTGCCTGGGCCCTTGTTGGCCATGGCGTTCTGGCGGCTGGCGTCGGTCTTGGCCTTGCTGGTGGCGCTCATGGACTCGGCGATCTCGATCTTCAGCGAATCCCCGACATTGCGCGGCCGGGCACGGCCGTTGAATGGGCTGGTGAAGGTGTTGTTGTTGAAAAGGCTGCCGGTGTTGACGCGCTCGATATTGGCCATGCGCGGCATGGCGGCCACGGCAACCGGGCTGTTGACGATGGAGGGGTCGCGCGTCACGCAGCCGGTCAGCATGCCTGCGCACAAGGCGGCAGAGGCCAGAAACAATGGGCGGAAAGGCATGGGCATCGGAATCTCCTGCGAAATCGGAAGAAAGGGGAATCAGTCTTGGTAGCCGGTGACCAGGGCGGTCACGACCGGGCTGACCTTGGTGCGGGTGCTGGTCCACTGGCCGCGTGACAGATAGGGGTCCAGCTGGAACTGGCTGCTGGAGATCAGCTCGCCTTCCTTGGAGCGCAGGGCCAGTTGCACCGAGGTCACATAGGGGCGGAAGTCCCCCGTGAAGGGCGGGCGGCCCCAGTCGAAGTAGGCGGTGTACTCCAGCCAGACATTGCACAGGCGTGCCGCGGGGGCGGTGTCATACACCTTGCTGTCGATGCCGTGCTTCTGCAGTTCGGCCTGCAGGGCCGGCACCAGGTCGGGCACCTGCGTCTGGGGGTTGTACTCAATGCACACGCTGTTCAGCGGGGTGCGCAGGTTGTAGAGCGTGTTGGATGCCGAGGGGGGCGACAGCGCCACGGCGCTGTTGGCGACGACGGCGGCGGCCTTGGTCAGTTCCCACAAGGGTTCGACGGTGATGATGGCGCAGCCGGTTTGCAGTGCGCAGGCTGCAATGCCCAGGGTGGTGAGCAGAGGGGTAGGGATTCGCATGATGGGGCGTCCTGCAGTCTGTATTCAGACCAGTTCGTTGAGAAGGGCGCGTACCGCCGAATTGCCCAGGGCCACATAGGAGGCCACGTTGCGCGAGCCGGAGCCCACTACATCCAGCACCGTTTCGGCGCCGTCGGTCACCGCGCCTGCCACGGTGGAAGCCATCTCCACGGTGTCATCCCAGAGATCGGCCACGCCGGACGCCGTCGATTCCACCGACTGGGCCACGCTGGTGGCCGCCGAGCCCAGGGAGTTGGCGACGCTGGACGCGGTGGACTCCACGGTCTGGGCCAGGCTCACGATGGCGTCCAGGCCGTCTTCTGCCAGCCCGGCAATGCCGTCTCCCAGATCGCTCACCCCTTCCACGGTGCTGTCGATGCCCGCTTCCAGCCATTCCAGACCGGTGTGGCCTGCTTCGCTGAGCAGGGCCAGGCTTTCGTTGCTGAAAGAGCAGATGGCGCTGGCAAAGTCGGACTCGCCCGCTTCCTGGGTGTCTGCCGCCACGCGGGGGCGCTTGGTGTTGGTCAGCGCAGCGAGAGAACTGGAGCCGCTGCCTGAAACAGATGTGATGTCGCTCATCGCAATCTCCTTGAAAAGATGAGCGAATATTAGGAGTGTGCTGATTGATTAAATAAGGCGATGAATGGGAGAAAATCAGGTCAAACTACAAATTGCATACAAATAATCAACAGTTTGGATACCAAATGCCAGAGGTAAGTATTATTTCGGCATGCGTTATGTACGTTATTTGAAATTATCAGGTGACGCTGTGCATACAAATTGCGATTGATGCCGTGGTATTGATTGTGGAGTTTTGTATATTTTATGTAGCCAGTTTGTGTGGATTTTGTATGGCGCCATTTATTCTGGAATGTTTGTGATACAAATGCGGTGTAGAAATGAAAAAGAAATGAAGACGACATGAATGCACTTCAGGCCATCCAGACGGTGCGTGGTGCCCTGCAGCTGGGCACTGCCGTGCACCAGAAGCGTTCACTGGGCGATGTGGT comes from the Comamonas terrigena NBRC 13299 genome and includes:
- a CDS encoding flagellar basal body L-ring protein FlgH, which gives rise to MPMPFRPLFLASAALCAGMLTGCVTRDPSIVNSPVAVAAMPRMANIERVNTGSLFNNNTFTSPFNGRARPRNVGDSLKIEIAESMSATSKAKTDASRQNAMANKGPGSNSGTGFLGSILNLDAQASGSDSFSGDGSSSNSSNFTGQIAASVINVLPNGHLVVAGERSIAMNGDAKTLRFSGVVDPRDFRPQNIVASSDVINAKMEVVGRGDVSEAGQRTWLQRVLTNTLAIW